In Opitutia bacterium, one genomic interval encodes:
- a CDS encoding ABC transporter ATP-binding protein, whose amino-acid sequence MSPAAAPAEQVFHVRGLTKVYGEGAAQVRALAGVDLDLRAGELVVLLGPSGSGKTTLLNQLGGLDIPTSGELRYRDIDLTHATEERLTLYRRESVGFIFQFYNLIPSLTARENVALITEIATHPLAPEVALEMVGLAPRMDHFPAQLSGGEQQRVAIARAIAKRPEVLLCDEPTGALDVKTGIVVLEAIQRVNRELGTLTVIITHNAVMADMADRVIHFMDGKVQSEHRNATRAEPSTLRW is encoded by the coding sequence ATGTCGCCCGCCGCCGCCCCTGCTGAACAAGTCTTCCACGTCCGCGGACTCACCAAGGTCTACGGCGAAGGCGCCGCGCAGGTCCGCGCCCTCGCCGGCGTCGACCTCGACCTGCGCGCCGGCGAACTGGTCGTCCTCCTCGGCCCGTCCGGCTCCGGCAAGACCACGCTCCTCAATCAGCTCGGCGGCCTCGACATCCCAACCTCCGGCGAACTCCGTTACCGCGACATCGATCTCACCCACGCCACCGAGGAGCGCCTCACCCTCTACCGCCGCGAGTCCGTCGGCTTCATTTTCCAGTTCTACAACCTCATCCCGAGCCTCACCGCCCGCGAGAACGTCGCGCTCATCACCGAAATCGCCACGCACCCGCTCGCGCCCGAGGTCGCGCTCGAGATGGTCGGCCTCGCCCCGCGCATGGACCACTTCCCCGCCCAGCTCTCCGGCGGTGAACAACAACGCGTCGCCATCGCCCGCGCGATCGCCAAGCGCCCCGAAGTCCTCCTTTGCGACGAGCCCACGGGCGCGCTCGACGTGAAAACCGGCATCGTCGTCCTCGAAGCGATCCAGCGCGTGAACCGCGAACTCGGCACTCTCACCGTCATCATCACCCACAACGCCGTGATGGCCGACATGGCCGACCGCGTGATCCATTTCATGGACGGCAAGGTCCAGAGCGAACACCGCAACGCCACCCGCGCCGAACCCTCCACGCTCCGCTGGTAA